In Pseudomonas sp. GCEP-101, one DNA window encodes the following:
- a CDS encoding lytic transglycosylase — translation MPPKTSKTSDLDALARAIRVSIVLLAAGLAGCQSTGQVSSKPSPVRIAPRAVDMQFNPAWNQAQNDIWGRMRGGFQLQDQLNTNPRIERQRLWFMSNQSFLENASERGAPYMHYIVERLEERDMPLELALLPMIESSYNPMAVSRAQAVGLWQFIPSTGTHFNLRQTNFYDGRRDITASTNAALTYLGRLHDMFNGDWLLALAAYNAGEGTVSRAIERNERLGLPTDYWNLPLPQETQDYVPKLLALSQLVNAPTIYGINLSPIANQPYFTSIRVKPGLDLSQVAAAADLDQDELQQLNPAFKRGVTLDGPHHLLVPLAKADSLKAGVANLEPVQLKPLVTTVASSGSHYRVRKGDSLHSIAQRYRLSVAELKAANRLSANRLRNGQTLVIPGQPGRPTIEPESPRQLAQVESSKTIASARVATRSYTVKNGDTLWNIAKKNGVDVADLKRWNGLDSHGVKPGQTLKLQSAAATQLAAASSKGKAKQETATYYKVKQGDSISMIAKRFNVETQHIQRWNPRTGKALKPGQTLTLYLGTASR, via the coding sequence ATGCCGCCAAAGACTAGCAAGACCTCCGATCTAGACGCATTGGCACGTGCCATCCGAGTCTCTATTGTACTGCTCGCCGCGGGCCTGGCCGGCTGCCAGTCGACCGGCCAGGTGTCCAGCAAGCCCAGCCCCGTGCGCATCGCGCCACGTGCCGTGGACATGCAGTTCAACCCCGCCTGGAACCAAGCCCAGAACGATATCTGGGGACGCATGCGCGGCGGCTTCCAACTGCAGGACCAGCTCAACACCAACCCGCGCATCGAGCGCCAGCGCCTGTGGTTCATGAGCAACCAGTCGTTCCTGGAAAACGCCAGCGAACGCGGCGCGCCGTACATGCATTACATCGTCGAGCGCCTGGAAGAGCGCGACATGCCGCTGGAACTGGCACTGTTGCCGATGATCGAGAGCTCGTACAACCCGATGGCCGTGTCGCGTGCCCAGGCCGTGGGCCTGTGGCAGTTCATCCCGAGCACCGGGACGCACTTCAACCTGCGCCAGACCAACTTCTATGACGGTCGCCGCGATATCACCGCGTCGACCAACGCCGCGCTGACCTACCTGGGTCGCCTGCACGACATGTTCAACGGCGACTGGCTGCTCGCCCTGGCCGCCTACAACGCCGGTGAAGGCACCGTCAGCCGCGCGATCGAGCGCAACGAGCGCCTCGGTCTGCCCACCGACTACTGGAACCTGCCGCTGCCGCAGGAAACCCAGGACTACGTGCCCAAGCTGCTGGCCCTGTCGCAGCTGGTGAACGCCCCGACCATCTACGGCATCAACCTCAGCCCGATCGCCAACCAGCCCTACTTCACCTCGATCCGCGTCAAGCCGGGCCTGGACCTGTCCCAGGTCGCCGCCGCCGCGGACCTCGACCAGGACGAGCTGCAGCAGCTCAACCCCGCCTTCAAGCGCGGCGTGACCCTGGACGGCCCGCATCACCTGCTGGTGCCGCTGGCCAAGGCCGATTCGCTCAAGGCCGGCGTGGCCAACCTGGAGCCGGTGCAGCTCAAGCCCCTGGTGACCACCGTCGCCAGCTCCGGCAGTCACTACCGCGTGCGCAAGGGCGACAGCCTGCACAGCATCGCGCAGCGCTACCGCCTCAGCGTGGCCGAGCTCAAGGCGGCCAACCGCCTGAGCGCCAACCGTCTGCGCAACGGCCAGACCCTGGTCATCCCCGGCCAGCCGGGCCGCCCCACCATCGAGCCGGAGAGCCCGCGCCAACTGGCCCAGGTGGAAAGCTCGAAGACCATCGCCAGCGCCCGCGTCGCCACGCGCAGCTACACCGTGAAGAACGGCGACACCCTGTGGAACATCGCCAAGAAGAACGGCGTCGACGTTGCCGATCTCAAGCGCTGGAACGGCCTGGACAGCCACGGCGTCAAGCCCGGCCAGACCCTCAAGCTGCAGAGCGCCGCCGCCACCCAACTGGCCGCCGCCAGCAGCAAAGGCAAGGCGAAGCAGGAAACCGCGACCTATTACAAGGTCAAGCAAGGCGACTCGATTTCCATGATCGCCAAGCGCTTCAACGTCGAGACGCAGCACATCCAGCGCTGGAACCCGCGTACCGGCAAGGCGCTGAAGCCCGGCCAGACACTGACGCTGTACCTGGGCACCGCCAGCCGCTGA
- the gloB gene encoding hydroxyacylglutathione hydrolase — protein sequence MIQIDALPAFSDNYLWLLQDVTRRECAVVDPGDAAPVEQWLQAHPGWTLTDIIITHHHADHVGGVARLKAETGARVLGPAGEKIPQRDVALEDGDRVTVLGLAFEVIHVPGHTLGHIAYFHADAEHPLLFCGDTLFAAGCGRLFEGTPAQMHASLSRLAALPDRTAVYCAHEYTLSNLRFACAVEPENPQVRARFEEVTRWREQGRISLPSSIALERATNPFLRVSETSVKKMADERNGQQIRTPEEVFATIRRWKDQF from the coding sequence ATGATACAGATAGACGCTCTGCCCGCCTTTTCCGACAACTACCTCTGGCTGTTGCAGGATGTGACCCGCCGCGAATGCGCGGTGGTCGACCCGGGTGATGCGGCGCCGGTCGAGCAATGGCTGCAGGCCCATCCCGGCTGGACGCTGACCGACATCATCATCACCCACCACCATGCCGACCACGTCGGCGGCGTCGCCCGCCTCAAGGCGGAAACCGGTGCCCGCGTGCTGGGCCCGGCCGGGGAGAAGATCCCGCAGCGCGACGTGGCGCTGGAAGACGGCGACCGCGTCACCGTGCTCGGCCTGGCGTTCGAGGTCATCCACGTGCCGGGCCACACCCTGGGGCACATCGCCTACTTCCATGCCGATGCAGAGCATCCCCTGCTGTTCTGTGGCGACACACTGTTCGCCGCCGGCTGCGGCCGCCTGTTCGAAGGCACGCCGGCGCAGATGCATGCCTCGCTGAGCCGCCTGGCCGCCCTGCCCGACCGCACCGCGGTGTACTGCGCCCACGAGTACACCCTGAGCAACCTGCGCTTCGCCTGCGCGGTGGAACCGGAGAACCCGCAGGTGCGGGCACGCTTCGAGGAAGTCACGCGCTGGCGCGAACAGGGCAGGATCAGCCTTCCTTCTTCCATTGCCCTAGAAAGGGCGACGAATCCGTTCCTTCGCGTATCGGAAACATCCGTTAAGAAAATGGCCGACGAGCGGAACGGCCAGCAAATCCGCACGCCGGAGGAGGTCTTTGCGACCATTCGCCGCTGGAAGGACCAGTTTTGA
- a CDS encoding class I SAM-dependent methyltransferase: protein MEEPFAQADADWLELIDQARHWLSGPIGGMMLAEEQQLLIDELERYFGGYLVHYGPHAQLPASVGNIQRGVRLGPPLPGVEIACDEAAWPLGEHAADVVLLHHGLDFCLSPHRLLREAARSVRPGGHLLVVGVNPWSAWGIRHYFARDALRRARCISPNRVCDWLNLLGFALEKRRFGCYRPPLASAKWQGRLARMETWGPVLQGSGAGFYLLVARKLVVGLRPLRQPRREPRGQLVPLPVAKVSRRDSES, encoded by the coding sequence ATCGAAGAACCTTTCGCCCAGGCCGACGCCGATTGGCTGGAGCTGATCGACCAGGCCCGGCACTGGCTGTCCGGGCCGATCGGCGGAATGATGCTCGCCGAAGAGCAGCAATTGCTGATCGATGAGCTGGAGCGCTATTTCGGCGGTTACCTGGTGCACTACGGGCCCCATGCCCAGTTGCCGGCCAGCGTCGGTAACATCCAGCGCGGCGTGCGCCTGGGCCCGCCGCTGCCGGGCGTGGAGATTGCCTGTGACGAGGCCGCGTGGCCGCTGGGCGAGCATGCCGCCGACGTGGTGCTGCTGCACCATGGCCTGGATTTCTGCCTGTCCCCGCACCGCCTGCTGCGCGAAGCCGCGCGCAGCGTGCGCCCGGGTGGCCACCTGCTGGTGGTCGGGGTGAACCCCTGGAGCGCCTGGGGCATTCGCCATTACTTCGCCCGCGATGCCTTGCGCCGCGCCCGCTGCATCTCGCCTAACCGGGTCTGCGACTGGCTCAACCTGCTGGGCTTCGCGCTGGAGAAACGCCGCTTCGGGTGTTATCGTCCGCCGCTTGCATCGGCGAAATGGCAGGGCCGTCTGGCCCGCATGGAGACCTGGGGACCGGTCCTGCAGGGCTCCGGCGCCGGCTTCTATCTATTGGTGGCACGTAAGCTGGTGGTCGGTCTGCGGCCCCTGCGTCAGCCCCGTCGCGAGCCGCGCGGCCAATTGGTGCCGCTGCCGGTGGCCAAGGTCAGTCGTCGCGATTCCGAGTCCTGA
- the rnhA gene encoding ribonuclease HI, producing MSEEKVEIYTDGACKGNPGPGGWGAVLFYKGAERELWGGEAETTNNRMELMAAIMALAALKRRCDVRIVTDSQYVMQGITEWMVNWKKRGWKTAAKQPVKNADLWQALDEQVNRHNVEWRWVRGHTGHPGNERADMLANRGVSELPR from the coding sequence ATGAGCGAAGAGAAAGTCGAGATCTACACCGACGGCGCCTGCAAGGGCAACCCCGGGCCGGGTGGCTGGGGCGCCGTGCTGTTCTACAAGGGCGCGGAGCGTGAACTGTGGGGCGGCGAGGCCGAAACCACCAACAACCGCATGGAACTGATGGCCGCCATCATGGCCCTGGCCGCGCTCAAGCGGCGTTGCGACGTGCGCATCGTCACCGACTCGCAGTACGTCATGCAGGGCATCACCGAGTGGATGGTCAACTGGAAGAAGCGCGGCTGGAAGACCGCCGCCAAGCAGCCGGTGAAGAACGCCGACCTGTGGCAGGCGCTGGACGAGCAGGTGAACCGGCATAATGTCGAATGGCGCTGGGTGCGCGGCCACACCGGCCACCCCGGCAACGAACGCGCCGACATGCTCGCCAACCGTGGCGTGAGCGAACTGCCGCGCTGA
- the dnaQ gene encoding DNA polymerase III subunit epsilon, which translates to MRSVVLDTETTGMPVTDGHRIIEIGCVELEGRRLTGRHFHVYLQPDREIDEGAIAVHGITNEYVKDMPRFREVANDFFEFINGAQLIIHNAAFDVGFINNEFALIGQTERAEVSDYCSILDTLLMARERHPGQRNNLDALCKRYGVDNSGRDLHGALLDAEILADVYLAMTGGQTSLSLAGNGTEGDGSGRATATAIRRLAAERALTRVIRATDEEIEAHIARLAVIEKSAGGPSLWAQMEAPKE; encoded by the coding sequence ATGCGCAGCGTCGTACTCGATACTGAAACGACCGGTATGCCGGTCACCGACGGCCACCGGATCATCGAGATCGGTTGCGTCGAGCTCGAAGGCCGCCGTCTCACCGGCCGGCACTTCCACGTCTACCTGCAACCCGATCGCGAGATCGACGAAGGCGCGATCGCGGTGCACGGCATCACCAACGAATACGTCAAGGACATGCCGCGCTTTCGCGAGGTGGCCAACGACTTCTTCGAGTTCATCAACGGCGCGCAGCTGATCATCCACAACGCGGCGTTCGACGTTGGCTTCATCAACAACGAATTCGCCCTGATCGGCCAGACCGAGCGCGCGGAAGTCAGCGACTACTGCTCGATCCTCGATACCCTGCTGATGGCCCGCGAACGCCATCCGGGCCAGCGCAACAACCTCGACGCCCTGTGCAAGCGCTATGGCGTCGACAACTCCGGCCGTGACCTGCACGGCGCACTGCTCGACGCCGAGATTCTCGCCGACGTCTACCTGGCGATGACCGGTGGCCAGACCAGCCTCTCGCTGGCCGGCAATGGCACCGAGGGCGATGGCAGTGGGCGCGCCACGGCGACGGCGATTCGTCGCCTGGCGGCCGAGCGGGCGCTGACTCGGGTGATCCGGGCTACTGATGAAGAGATCGAGGCGCACATCGCGCGCCTGGCGGTGATCGAGAAGTCCGCTGGCGGCCCGTCGTTGTGGGCGCAGATGGAGGCGCCGAAGGAATGA
- a CDS encoding arginine/lysine/ornithine decarboxylase has translation MYKDLKFPILIVHRDIKADTVAGDRVRDIARELEQDGFSILSTASSAEGRIVASTHHGLACILVAAEGAGENQRLLQDVVELIRMARVRAPQLPIFALGEQMTIENAPAESMADLHQLRGILYLFEDTVPFLARQVSRAARKYLEGLLPPFFRALVEHTAQSNYSWHTPGHGGGVAYRKSPVGQAFHQFFGENTLRSDLSVSVPELGSLLDHTGPLAEAEARAARNFGADHTFFVINGTSTANKIVWHSMVCRDDLVLVDRNCHKSILHAIIMTGAIPLYLTPERNELGIIGPIPLAEFSRESIAAKIAASPLARGREPKVRLAVVTNSTYDGLCYNAQMIKQALGDSVEVLHFDEAWYAYAAFHEFYQGRYGMGTSRDDSGPLVFTTHSTHKMLAAFSQASMIHVQDAGARRFEQARFNEAFMMHISTSPQYGIIASLDVASAMMEGPAGRSLIQETFDEALSFRRALANVRQNLAEDDWWFCVWQPPGVEGTDEVKTRDWVLEPNADWHGFGDAVEDYVLLDPIKVTLATPGLTAGGRLDSRGIPAAVVSRFLWERGLVVEKTGLYSFLVLFSMGVTKGKWSTLVTELLEFKRSYDANQPLADALPSVAQAGGARYAGMGLRDLCDELHRCYRDHATAKAMKRMYTVLPEIAMRPADAYAQLVRGEVEAVPIDQLEGRIAAVMLVPYPPGIPLIMPGERFTESTRSILDYLAFAQSFERTFPGFDSDVHGLQIREVDGQKRYTVECCK, from the coding sequence ATGTACAAAGACTTGAAATTCCCCATCCTCATCGTTCATCGCGACATCAAGGCCGATACCGTGGCCGGCGATCGGGTGAGGGATATCGCGCGGGAGCTGGAGCAGGATGGGTTCAGCATCCTGTCCACCGCCAGCTCCGCCGAGGGACGTATCGTCGCCTCGACCCACCACGGCCTGGCCTGCATCCTGGTCGCCGCGGAGGGGGCAGGGGAGAATCAGCGGCTGCTGCAGGACGTGGTCGAGCTGATCCGCATGGCGCGGGTGCGCGCGCCGCAATTGCCGATCTTCGCCCTGGGCGAGCAGATGACCATCGAGAATGCCCCGGCCGAGTCCATGGCCGACCTGCACCAGCTGCGCGGCATCCTCTACCTGTTCGAAGACACTGTGCCCTTCCTCGCCCGGCAGGTCAGCCGTGCCGCACGCAAGTACCTGGAGGGGCTGCTGCCGCCGTTTTTCCGCGCACTGGTGGAACACACCGCGCAATCCAACTACTCCTGGCACACGCCCGGCCATGGCGGCGGCGTGGCCTATCGCAAGAGCCCGGTGGGGCAGGCGTTCCACCAGTTCTTCGGGGAAAACACCCTGCGCTCGGACCTCTCCGTCTCGGTGCCCGAGCTGGGCTCGCTGCTCGATCACACCGGCCCGCTGGCCGAGGCCGAAGCCCGCGCCGCGCGCAATTTCGGCGCGGACCACACCTTCTTCGTGATCAATGGCACGTCCACGGCGAACAAGATCGTCTGGCATTCCATGGTCTGCCGCGACGACCTGGTACTGGTGGACCGCAACTGCCACAAGTCGATCCTCCATGCGATCATCATGACCGGCGCCATCCCGCTGTACCTGACGCCCGAGCGCAATGAGCTGGGCATCATCGGGCCGATCCCGCTGGCGGAGTTCAGCCGCGAATCCATCGCTGCGAAGATCGCGGCCAGCCCGCTGGCGCGCGGGCGCGAGCCCAAGGTGAGGCTGGCGGTGGTGACCAACTCCACCTACGACGGGCTCTGCTACAACGCGCAGATGATCAAGCAGGCCCTGGGTGACAGCGTCGAGGTGCTGCATTTCGACGAGGCCTGGTACGCCTACGCGGCATTCCACGAGTTCTACCAGGGGCGCTACGGCATGGGCACCAGCCGCGACGACAGCGGCCCGCTGGTGTTCACCACCCACTCCACGCACAAGATGCTCGCCGCCTTCAGCCAGGCGTCGATGATCCACGTGCAGGACGCCGGCGCGCGGCGCTTCGAGCAGGCGCGCTTCAACGAAGCCTTCATGATGCACATCTCCACCTCGCCGCAGTACGGCATCATCGCCTCGCTGGACGTGGCCTCGGCGATGATGGAAGGCCCGGCGGGGCGTTCGCTGATCCAGGAAACCTTCGACGAAGCCCTGAGCTTCCGTCGCGCCCTGGCCAACGTGCGGCAGAACCTTGCCGAGGACGACTGGTGGTTCTGCGTCTGGCAACCGCCGGGCGTGGAGGGGACCGACGAGGTCAAGACCCGCGACTGGGTGCTGGAACCCAATGCCGACTGGCACGGCTTCGGCGACGCCGTGGAAGACTACGTGCTGCTCGACCCGATCAAGGTCACCCTGGCCACCCCGGGCCTGACCGCCGGCGGGCGCCTCGACTCGCGGGGCATTCCCGCGGCGGTGGTCAGCCGCTTCCTCTGGGAGCGCGGGCTGGTGGTGGAGAAAACCGGCCTGTATTCCTTCCTCGTGCTGTTCTCCATGGGCGTGACCAAGGGCAAGTGGAGCACCCTGGTCACCGAACTGCTGGAATTCAAGCGCAGCTACGATGCCAACCAGCCGCTGGCCGATGCGCTGCCCAGCGTCGCCCAGGCCGGCGGCGCACGCTATGCCGGCATGGGCCTGCGCGACCTCTGCGACGAGCTGCACCGCTGCTACCGCGACCACGCCACCGCCAAGGCGATGAAACGCATGTACACGGTGCTCCCGGAAATCGCCATGCGCCCGGCGGATGCCTACGCCCAACTGGTGCGCGGCGAAGTGGAGGCAGTGCCCATCGATCAACTGGAGGGACGCATCGCCGCGGTGATGCTGGTGCCCTATCCGCCGGGCATTCCGCTGATCATGCCGGGCGAGCGGTTTACCGAATCCACCCGTTCCATCCTCGATTATCTGGCGTTTGCGCAGAGTTTCGAGCGCACCTTCCCCGGCTTCGATTCCGACGTCCACGGCCTGCAGATACGCGAGGTAGACGGGCAGAAGCGCTACACCGTGGAATGCTGCAAATGA
- a CDS encoding putative bifunctional diguanylate cyclase/phosphodiesterase — protein sequence MRCPVTLPNESERLSALSEYGFDDESLLPSLDPVVQIAIRMFGMPVAAVNMIGSDHVFFAAATGIGEVDMGRDVSFCAHAIAQDGVMVVGDASRDERFHDNPLVTAPNGVRFYAGVPLLSVQGQPLGALCVIDSQPHEDFSPQDRERLVELARMASDRLELRRIEVASSRTRPLFEEYAGTSPTPVVWFDCWGEIAAWNEAAANLFGYDLAEGSGQAFELLLPESQRAAFRALINGASDATSLDGMAVPGEIAGLRKDGSELSLGLTLFSWSERGKLKFEAVLKDLTAQHQEEEALRQLASVDVLTGLANRGQFYRRTEDILVQSRPAAVLMIDLDGFKDVNDSLGHAVGDGILRQVAQRLDRLATAGATVARIGGDEFAILEPNLLSPEHAMRFAQAVIASIAEPIIIDAHEVRVAASCGVALAPLHAQEALELVGDADLALFKAKSSGRSHAFVFVPALKMEAAARHLYGMELHRAVANGEFLLFYQPQISLRDGSLRGAEALIRWQHPQRGLLSPAAFLPSLEGGPLAAIVGAWILDEACAQAAYWRRNGAPDLRMGVNLFGAQFRMGNLVTQVLEALERHGLPAEALELEITENIVLNHDDTVLSTLQSLRSYGVGIAFDDFGTGYASLSLLKTYPLSRIKIDRTFVIGMLETQQDLSVIRAILDMARSFDLETIAEGIETSAQRDRLRVERCTEGQGYLFAKPMPSLQFEQLYEIGTRKVGSA from the coding sequence ATGCGCTGTCCCGTGACGTTGCCGAACGAGAGCGAACGCCTGAGTGCGCTCTCCGAATACGGTTTCGATGACGAGAGCCTGCTGCCCAGCCTGGACCCGGTGGTGCAGATTGCCATACGCATGTTCGGCATGCCGGTCGCGGCAGTGAACATGATCGGTAGCGACCATGTTTTCTTCGCCGCCGCCACCGGCATTGGCGAGGTGGACATGGGCCGCGATGTGTCCTTCTGCGCCCATGCCATCGCCCAGGATGGCGTGATGGTGGTGGGAGACGCCAGCCGCGACGAGCGTTTCCACGACAACCCCCTGGTGACGGCGCCCAATGGCGTGCGCTTCTACGCCGGCGTGCCGCTGTTGTCGGTGCAGGGGCAGCCCCTGGGGGCGCTGTGCGTGATCGACAGCCAGCCCCACGAGGACTTTTCCCCCCAGGACCGTGAACGCCTGGTCGAACTGGCGCGCATGGCGTCGGACCGGCTCGAGTTGCGCCGCATCGAAGTGGCCTCGTCGCGCACCCGGCCCCTGTTCGAGGAGTACGCCGGCACTTCGCCGACGCCAGTGGTGTGGTTCGACTGCTGGGGCGAGATCGCCGCCTGGAACGAAGCGGCGGCCAACCTGTTCGGCTATGACCTGGCCGAAGGCAGCGGCCAGGCCTTCGAGCTGCTGCTGCCCGAGTCCCAGCGCGCGGCGTTTCGCGCCCTGATCAACGGCGCCAGCGATGCCACGTCCCTGGACGGCATGGCGGTGCCGGGGGAGATCGCCGGCCTGCGCAAGGACGGCTCCGAGCTGTCCCTGGGCCTGACGCTGTTCAGTTGGTCGGAGCGGGGCAAGCTCAAGTTCGAAGCCGTGCTCAAGGACCTCACCGCCCAGCACCAGGAAGAGGAAGCGCTGCGCCAACTGGCCAGTGTCGACGTGCTCACCGGGCTGGCCAACCGCGGCCAGTTCTACCGGCGCACCGAGGACATCCTGGTGCAGTCGCGCCCGGCGGCGGTGCTGATGATCGACCTGGACGGCTTCAAGGACGTCAATGATTCGCTTGGCCACGCCGTGGGCGACGGCATCCTGCGCCAGGTCGCGCAGCGCCTGGACCGGCTGGCCACCGCCGGCGCCACCGTGGCGCGCATCGGCGGCGACGAGTTCGCCATCCTCGAGCCGAACCTGCTCTCACCCGAGCACGCCATGCGTTTCGCTCAGGCGGTGATCGCCAGCATTGCCGAGCCGATCATCATCGACGCCCACGAAGTGCGGGTCGCCGCCAGCTGCGGCGTGGCGCTGGCTCCGCTGCACGCCCAGGAGGCCCTGGAGCTGGTGGGCGACGCGGATCTTGCGCTGTTCAAGGCCAAGAGCAGCGGGCGCAGCCATGCGTTCGTGTTCGTCCCGGCGCTGAAGATGGAAGCGGCGGCGCGGCATCTCTACGGCATGGAGTTGCACCGCGCCGTGGCCAACGGCGAGTTCCTGCTGTTCTACCAACCCCAGATCAGCCTGCGCGATGGCTCCCTGCGTGGCGCCGAGGCGCTGATCCGCTGGCAGCACCCGCAACGCGGCCTGCTGTCGCCGGCCGCGTTCCTGCCCTCGCTGGAGGGCGGGCCGCTGGCGGCCATCGTCGGCGCCTGGATTCTCGATGAAGCCTGCGCCCAGGCGGCCTATTGGCGGCGCAATGGCGCGCCGGACCTGCGCATGGGCGTGAACCTGTTCGGCGCGCAGTTCCGCATGGGCAACCTGGTCACCCAGGTCCTCGAGGCGCTGGAGCGGCACGGCTTGCCGGCGGAGGCGCTGGAGCTGGAGATCACCGAGAACATCGTGCTCAACCACGACGACACGGTGCTCAGCACCTTACAGAGCCTGCGCTCCTACGGCGTCGGCATCGCCTTCGACGACTTCGGTACCGGCTACGCCTCGCTCAGCCTGCTCAAGACCTACCCGCTCTCGCGCATCAAGATCGACCGCACGTTCGTCATCGGCATGCTGGAGACCCAGCAGGACCTGTCGGTGATTCGCGCGATCCTCGACATGGCCCGCAGTTTCGACCTGGAGACCATTGCCGAGGGCATCGAGACCTCTGCCCAGCGTGACCGCCTGCGTGTCGAACGCTGTACCGAAGGGCAGGGCTACCTGTTCGCCAAACCGATGCCGTCACTGCAGTTCGAGCAGCTCTACGAAATCGGTACGCGCAAGGTCGGCTCCGCCTGA
- a CDS encoding amino acid permease: MAEGKKGSMGFWSCTALVIGNMVGSGVFLLPSSLAAFGGLSLFGWLVSSTGAVILAFTFARLARLNPGAGGPYAYTRDGFGSFAGYLCAWTYWKAAWIGNAAIAVTLVGYLRVFIPALADPLLMVATAIGAIWLCTLINLRGITAFAVVQNSLTALKLIPLLLVGILGWFHFNPDYLTIPAPSELPGMGYAQAIATTAALTLWSFIGLESATVPADDVRDPKRTIPRATLFGTLAAAAVYILSITAVQGLMPPEVLAKSTSPFADAARILLGDWGYYLVAGGAVIACLGALNGWVLLQGQIPVAPARDGLFPESLGKLNKNGAPANGLLSSGLLVTALVMVDGHGELVEVFNVIILLGTMTGVVPYAFCTAALLQLLAVKPESFSPRSRPQVLAIGCLGFLYSLWALYGTGQQAIFWGFLVLMAGIPMYTWRQYRNRAQGLSLTAGD; this comes from the coding sequence ATGGCGGAAGGGAAAAAGGGCAGCATGGGGTTCTGGAGCTGCACCGCGCTGGTGATTGGCAACATGGTGGGCTCGGGGGTGTTCCTGCTGCCATCGAGCCTGGCGGCGTTCGGCGGGCTCAGCCTGTTCGGCTGGCTGGTGTCGAGCACCGGGGCGGTGATCCTGGCCTTCACCTTCGCCCGACTGGCACGGCTCAACCCCGGCGCCGGCGGACCCTACGCCTATACGCGCGATGGCTTCGGCAGCTTCGCCGGCTACCTCTGCGCCTGGACCTACTGGAAGGCCGCGTGGATCGGCAACGCCGCCATCGCCGTCACGCTCGTGGGGTACCTGCGGGTGTTCATCCCGGCGCTCGCCGACCCGCTGCTGATGGTCGCCACCGCGATCGGCGCGATCTGGCTGTGCACCCTGATCAACCTGCGCGGCATCACCGCCTTCGCCGTGGTGCAGAACAGCCTGACCGCCCTCAAGCTGATCCCGCTGCTGCTGGTGGGCATCCTCGGCTGGTTCCATTTCAACCCCGACTACCTGACCATTCCCGCACCCAGCGAACTGCCGGGCATGGGCTATGCCCAGGCCATCGCCACCACGGCGGCGCTGACGCTCTGGTCGTTCATCGGCCTGGAGTCGGCGACCGTGCCGGCGGACGATGTGCGCGATCCGAAGAGGACCATTCCCCGCGCCACCTTGTTCGGCACTCTGGCCGCTGCCGCCGTGTACATCCTGTCGATCACCGCCGTGCAAGGCCTGATGCCGCCGGAAGTACTGGCCAAGTCCACCTCGCCGTTCGCCGACGCCGCGCGCATCCTGCTGGGCGACTGGGGCTACTACCTGGTGGCCGGCGGCGCGGTGATCGCCTGCCTGGGCGCGCTCAACGGCTGGGTATTGCTGCAGGGGCAGATCCCGGTGGCGCCGGCCCGCGACGGGCTGTTCCCCGAGTCCCTGGGCAAGCTCAACAAGAACGGTGCGCCGGCCAACGGCCTGCTGTCGTCCGGGCTGCTGGTCACCGCCCTGGTGATGGTCGATGGCCACGGCGAACTGGTGGAGGTGTTCAACGTCATCATCCTGCTCGGCACCATGACCGGCGTCGTTCCCTATGCCTTCTGCACCGCCGCGCTGCTGCAACTGCTGGCGGTGAAGCCGGAGTCCTTCTCGCCGCGCTCGCGGCCGCAGGTGCTGGCCATCGGTTGCCTGGGCTTCCTCTATTCCCTGTGGGCGCTCTATGGCACCGGGCAGCAGGCGATCTTCTGGGGCTTCCTGGTGCTGATGGCGGGTATCCCGATGTACACCTGGCGGCAATACCGCAACCGCGCCCAGGGGCTGTCGCTGACGGCGGGTGACTGA